The genomic region CGGGGCTCCCTGCGGCGCTTCGGTGCCGTCTTCCTGCATAATTTTCAGTTCCGTACTCGGCCAGGGAACGCCGATGGTGCCGATCCGGGCCGTGCCGTCCACGGGGTTCGACGACAGAACCGGCGAGGTTTCCGAAAGCCCGTAGCCTTCCGCCGGGACGTTGCCCGTCATGGCCTTCCAGCGTTCGGCCACGGCCGTTTGCAGCGCCATGCCGCCCGCCGATGTGATTTTCAGGCGGCTCCAGTCCACTTCGCCGATGCGGGGATGGTTCAGCAGGCCGTTGTAAAGCGTGTTGAGGCCCGTGAACATGGTCACTTTGTATTTTTTCAGATCGTCGATGAAGGCGTTCAGGTCACGGGGGTTGGTGATGAGCAGGTTCATGGCCCCCGTTTTCAGCGCCGCCATAGCGTTGCAGGTCAGCGCGTACACGTGGTACAGCGGCAGGGCGGCTACGATCACGTCCTGACCGTCGGTGCTCATGCCGGGCTTCATCCACTCGTTCTGGCCCTCCAGGTTGGCGATCATGTTGCGGTGGTTCAGCATGGCTCCTTTCGAAACGCCCGTGGTGCCGCCGGTGTACTGGATGAAAGCCAGATCGTGGCCCGACAACGTGGGTTTCCGGTATTCCGAACGGCTGCCCCGGTTCAGGGCGTCCCCGAACGAAACGGCAGTCGGCAGGCTATACGCCGGCACCATTTTCTTCACATATTTCACCACCGCATTGACAATCTGCTTTTTGGGAAAGCCCAGCAAATCGCCGATCTGCGTGACGATGATGTGTTTGATATCCGTTTGCGGCAATACTTTTTCCAGATTGACCGCAAAATTTGCCAGAATGACAATCGCCTTTGCCCCCGAATCCCGGAACTGGTGCTGCATTTCACGGGGCGTGTACAGGGGGTTGGTATTCACCACCGTCAGGCCCGCCCGCAGCGCGCCAAACAGGGCGACGGGGTATTGCAGCAGGTTCGGCATCTGAATGGCAATGCGGTCGCCTTTCTGCAGGCCCAGGTCGCTTTGCAGGTAAGCGGCAAAGTTGCGGGTCATCGTATCCAGTTCCCCGTAGGTCATCTCTTTGCCCATGCAGGAATAGGCCGCCTTGCCGGAAAAATTCCGGAAACCTTCCTCCATCAGTTCGACCAGCGAAGGGTAAGCATCCGGGTTTATTTCGTAGGGTATGCCTTTGGGATAAAATTTAAGCCAAGGGTATTTCGCGGTGGACGTTTCCATGAGTGAAGTATAAAGGTTTTCGGTAAAAATAAGATTTAAACCGGAACGATATATTGTAAACGTTCTAAGGGCTTTCGATTTATGTAAAATAGCATAAAAAAGTTCTCGCAGATTTCCGCCGATTTTAGCGCTGATATTCGCAGAATTAAATCTGCGGAAATCTGCGAGCAAAATCAGCGGAAATCTGCGAGAACCGAGTTGACTACTTAAAACGCCGCCGCTTTCAGGCGCAGCGCCCGGTCTTCAGGCAGGCCAAAGAGCAAATTCAGATTCTGCACAGCCTGCCCCGAGGCACCCTTCGTCAGGTTGTCGATGGCGCTGGTAATCAGCAGCTGTCCATCGTGCTTTTCGAGGTGAATCAGGCATTTGTTGGTATTGACCACCTGTTTTAGATCGATCGGCGCGTCGCTCACGTGCGTGAACGGGTGGCCGGCATAATAGTCCTGATACAGCGCCCTGGCCTCTTCGCGGCTGCCTTCGAAAGCCGTGTAGACGTTCGCCATGATGCCGCGCGTGTAATCGCCCCGGTAGGGCACAAAATTCACCGCCTTGTCAAAACCCGGCTGAAGCGCCGTCAGGCTCTGGCGGATTTCGGTCAGGTGCTGGTGCGTGAAGGCTTTGTAAATCGATACGTTGTTGTTGCGCCAGGTGAAATGGGTCGTCGGGCTGAGGGCCTGTCCCGCGCCGGTCGAGCCGGTGATGGCGCTCACGTGCACGTCGGCGGTCAGCAGGCCCGCTTTGGCCAGCGGCAGCAGGGCCAGTTCGATGCTCGTGGCAAAGCAGCCGGGATTGGCAATCCGGGTCGCCGTCCGGATGCGGTCGCGCTGAAGCTCCGGCAGGCCGTACACGAAGCCGTTCGACTCGTCGCGGAAATCGGTACTCAGGTCGATGATTTTTACAGACTCCGGCACGTTGTTCGTTTCCAGAAATTTCGCCGACTCGCCGTGGCCCGAGCACAGAAAAAGCGCCGACAGCCCGGGCTGCTGCACCAGTTCGCTGGTTTCTTCGCCCGAAAACAGCAGGTCCGTATCGCCCAGCAGGTCGGTATGGGTGCTGTACACGGGTTTGCCCGCCTGGCTCTTGCTGTGAACGAAGGCGATGGCGACATCCGGATGGTTGACAAGGATGCGGAGCAGTTCGCCACCCGTATAGCCCGCTCCGCCGATGATTCCGATGTTTACGCTCATTTCGCCGATTCCTTCACTTTTTCGTAAATCATGACCTGGTTGGACATCACCTTCGAGAAGCCGCGCACGTCGTCGCCCGTCCAGGCGTTGTTCATCTCGCCATACGACCCGAATTTCGCCGACATCAGGTCAAACGGGGATTCGATGCCCAGCACCGTGAAGCGGTACGGAGCCAGCTGGACGTGGACTTTGCCCGTCACCTGGCTTTGGGTATCGGTCAGGAAGGTTTCGAGGTTGCGCATGGCCGGTTCGAGGAACTGGCCTTCGTGCAGCATCGTGCCGTACCAGTTGGCCAGTTGTTCTTTCCAGGTCAGCTGCCACTTGGTCAGCACGTGTTTTTCGAGCGTGTGGTGCGCTTTCAGGATAATCAGCGGGGCCGGGGCCTCGAAGCCCACGCGGCCTTTGATGCCGATGATGGTGTCGCCCACGTGAATGTCGCGGCCGATGCCGTACGGTCCGGCCAGTTCGGTCAGCTTCTGAATGGCCCCGACGGGGTTGTCAAAACGCTCCTCGCCAATCGTCGGCCCGGCAATCCCTTTCAGTTCGCCCGCCTCGAAGTGCAGCGTGATCTGCGTCGGCTCGGTCTGCGTGACCTGCGTCGGCCAGGCTTCTTCGGGCAGGTAGCCGTGGGAAGTCAGGGTTTCCTTCCCGCCGACGGACGTTCCCCAGAGGCCCTTGTTGATGGAATACGCCGCCTTGTGCCACTCCTGCTCCACGCCTTTGGATTTCAGGAATTCGATTTCGGCCTCGCGCGAAAGCCGCAGGTCGCGGATGGGCGTGATGATTTCGGCCTCCGGAATGATGATGCGGAAGGCCATGTCGAAGCGCACCTGGTCGTTGCCGGCCCCCGTCGAGCCGTGGGCGATGGCGTCGGCCCCGATGCTCTTGGCGTATTCGGCCACGGCAATGGCCTGAAAAATCCGTTCGGCGCTGACGCAGAGCGGATACGTATTGTTTTTCAGCACGTTCCCGAATACGAGGTATTTGAGGCAGTGCTGGTAGTAATCGTCGGTTTTGCTGACCGTCGCGTGGGATTTCACGCCCAGCGAATACGCCCGTTCTTCGATGGCTTTCAGCTCCACTTCGGAGAACCCACCCGTGTCAACCAGCACGGAATGAATTTCGTGGCCCAGTTCTTCGGAAAGATATTTGACACAAAACGAGGTATCCAGACCTCCGCTGAAGGCAAGTACGACTTTTTTAGACATTATTATTAGTAACTAAGCCCGTGTTTAGGCGGGCAGTAAAAGAAACGAATAAGCGTTGAAAGGCGTTGATGAAGCAATTGGCGCTGCAAAAGTACCTCTATTTCAAAGACGATGGGAATAAAGAGCGCAAAAAACCCGCTCGGGCTGCCAAGTTCCCTGAATCCAACTACCTGCTCACCAGGATTCTACTCCAGTTCGACATTCGCGTCGTCAATCGTCTCGCTCTGGTTCGTGAAACGCCACTTCTGTTTGTATACCGACCGGTAAACAATCGTCACCTTCATCCTGTCGGCGATTTTTCTTCTTAACCAGCTTCCCTCCCGGCCCCCGGCAATTTCGACCAGCCGGATGCTTTCACCCTGCGGAATGACCAGACCCTTCGACAAGGTGGACGTAGTGACATGGTTAGCGAATGCGGTGGAATCTTTGAGCTGCGGCAGTAACTTGTCGATATCGTCGTACGACTTCCCTTCATAATCGAGCGTTACCGCTTCGATAAAGGCTGGTCCCAGTCCTTTGTTGGCGACCACGAAGGCGTACCCGGTTTTGTCGTCATCGATTCCACTCGTGTTGAAGGTTTGCAGGATGGGGATGACGGATGCATACTGCTGTGTCCGTTGCAGATACGCCTGATAAAACGTAATTCCCAGGGCGCACACGCTGGTAATGACCGCAGTAATGCTTAACAGAATGTCAACAGAAACACGTTGCCGTGTCACGGCACTTTTCTCCTTTTTGTCTACCATCAGAGGGTTTGGTATTTCTTCCGTGAGTAACCGACAAAACTAAAGATCCCTTCCAACGGCAGGGTCGGAAGGGATCCATGGGGCGGCATTTTACGTGCGGGCCGAAGCCCGTGGGTGCTCTATACCGATTCCAGTTCCCGCTCCACTTTCCGCGCCCGCTGGCGATCCTGAAAACGGAGCAGAATCCGCTGTTTGATGCGCATCCAGCGTTCGTAAAGCTTCGATTCCTTGATGAAGTCCCAGGGTTCGGGCTCTTTTTCGGCCGGTTTCTGCTGCACTTTTTCGGGCTCGTAGAGCATGCCGGTGCAAAGGCAGTGCTTGCGGTTGGTCCGGCTCAGGATGTCGTAGTTGACGCAGCTCGAACAGCCTTTCCAGAACGCGTCGTCGGCGGGCAGTTCGCTGAACGTCACCGGCTCGTAACCCAGTTCCGAGTTTATTTTCATGACGGCCAGACTGGTGGTCAGACCGATGATCTTGGCATTGGGGTATTTGGTCCGCGAGAGCTTGAACGCCTCGGCCTTGATGCGCGTGGCGATGCCGCTCTTGCGGTGGTCGGGATGGACGATGAGGCCCGAGTTGGCGACAAACTTGCCGTGTTCCCACGTTTCGATGTAGCAGAATCCCACCCATTCGCCCGTGTTGGTGGTGGCGATAATGGCCTTCCCCTCTGTCATTTTCTCCATCAGATAGACGGGCGAGCGTTTGGCAATGCCGGTTCCCCGGGCCTTGGCGCTCTGTTCCATCTCCTCACAAATCGTATCGGCCAGCGTTAGATGGTTTTCGTTGGCAACCTGAACTACATAAATGTCCTGTTTCTCCTCGGGATTCATCGTCGTTAAAAACTGCACTCCTCCCCGGAGACGACCTTATCCGGATGGGAGCTGATAAAAAAATAAGAAAGAATTGGATAAAATAAGGATAGGGGCGAAAAGGCTTGCCACGTAGGCAGGCAATCAGCGTCGGGACCTTTCGGCCCTGAACCGGAATGGCGTGGTATGGTAGAAGGTCAGTATGTGATTCGTCTTACCCATTTCGGTCTGAAAAAGCGGACAATGTTAGGGAAATTGTTGGTGTCTCGCAAAAGCTATAACGGATTTTTTTACGAATGGTTCGGGGGCCGGATAAAACATTTCATACGAACACCGGGTATACCGGCTAAAACCAAAACTATACCACTCTCCTTTCGTTATGAAAACTTTCTTACCGCTCACCTCCCCCGCCCGGGTCGTCGGCGCCTCCATGCCTTTTTCTGCCGCTCCCGTCGCTTCTTTTGCCGTCGCTGTGGCCCTTCCCTGCGATCCGCAACGCCCCGGCCGCCGCTGATCTGTCCTGCATTCGTCACCCAATCCACACCTTATATGCCTTCATTTCTACGCCCGCTGGCCGTGCTGATGCTCGCCTGGCTCTGCTTTTTTCCGCTTGATGTCTTGTGGGCCCAACGCGCCACCCGCCCCGAGAACACCGGCAACGTCATAAACGGCCGTATTCTGACCGAAACCGGCGAGGCTCTGCCCGGCGTTACCGTCGTGGTCAAAGGCACCACGCGGGGCACCCAGACCGACGCCAGCGGCAACTTTCAGCTGACCGCCCCGCCGGACGGGGCACTGACCGTCAGCTTTGTCGGCTACACCACCCGGGAAGTGCCGGTTGGGGCGCAGACGAACTTCACGCTGACACTGCAGGAAGATACCCGCGCCCTGAGTGAAGTGGTGGTGGTCGGTTACGGAGCGCAGCGGCGCTCGACGCTCACCGGGGCCGTTTCCGACGTGTCGGGCAATGAACTGATCCGGAGTCCGCAGCCGAACGTCACCAACTCGCTCGTCGGCCGCACGCCCGGCCTGATCGCCGTCAACCGCTCGGGCGAGCCGGGCAACGACGCGGCCCAGCTCTTTATCCGGGGACGCGGCACGCTCGGGGACGCCTCGCCGCTCATTGTCATCGACGGGGTCGCCAATCGCCTCGGCAGTTTTGACCGTATAGACCCCACCGAAATCGAAAGCATCAGCATTCTCAAGGACGCCTCCGCGGCCATCTACGGCTCGCAGGCGGCCAACGGCGTCGTGCTGATCACCACCAAACGGGGCAAAACGGGCAAACCGACCGTCAGTTACAGCTTCAATCAGGGACTGGCCACCCCGACCCGCATTCCCGACATGGCCGACGCGGCCACCTTCGCCACTATTCAGAACGAAATCCGGTACTATCAGAACCCCACAGCCCCGCAGTACGTCTACACGCCGGACGAAATCGAAAAATTCCGCAACGGCTCCGACCCGATCAGCTATCCGAACACGAACTGGCTGCGCACGATTCTGAAACCGGTCTCGCCCCAGCACCGGCATACGCTGGGTGTCAGCGGCGGCACCGAGTCGCTTCGCTACCTCATTTCGGTCGGCAATCTGTTTCAGGACGGGTTTTACCGGAACGGTACGGCCAACTACAACCAGTACAGCGTCCGGGCGAATCTGGACGCCAGCATCGGGAAGAACCTCCGCATCGGCCTCGACCTGAACGGGCGGCAGGAAGACCGCAACGCCCCCCGCGACAGTGCTTCGCGCATTTTCCGGTACGCACTCCGGGCCTACCCCACGCTCCCGGCTTATTATCCAAATGGCCTCGCAGGCCCCGGCACCGACCAGGGCCGGAACCCCGTTTTACAGGTCACCGACGCCCTGGGCCGCCTCCGCGACCGCCGCACCTTCCTCAACGCCACGCTCCGGCTGGCCGAACAACTGCCCTTTGTGCCCGGCCTGTCGGTCGACGGGTTTGTGGCCGTGGACAAGCAGTTTCGGTTCGACCGGCAATGGGACACGCCCTGGACGGTGTACCAGTACGACGCTACGACACGGCAATACCAGCCCATTCCGAGCGGGCCGCCCACGCCCGAGCTGTCGCAGCGGCAGTGGAACGAAACCCTGCTGACGCTGAACGCCCGGCTGGCTTACGAACGAACGCTGGGTCCGCACCGCTTCGCCGGATTCGTCGCCTACGAGCAAAGCACCTACCGCCGCGATTATTTCGACGCCTTCCGGACGGGTTTCCTCAGCGACCGCATCGACCAGTTGTTTGCGGGCGACGAAACGGGCATGCGCAACTTTGGAACGGCCTTTGAATCGGCGCGGCAGAACTACTTCGGGCGGGTGCAGTACCATTTTTCCGAACGCTACTTTGCCGAGTTTCAGGCGCGGTACGACGGTTCGCAGAACTTTCCGCGGGCCCGGCGTTTTGGCTTTTTCCCGGCGGCTTCGGTCGCCTGGCGCCTGTCCGAGGAGCCGTGGTTCAAAGGAAAACTGGGGTTTGTCAACAACCTGAAACTGCGCGCTTCTTACGGCCTGATGGGCAACGACCGCATTCCGCAGTTCCAGTATCTGGCAGCGTACGGCTACGACTATTACGTCCTGGGCGATGATCCGGCACTGGTCAAAGGGCTGCGGCCGACCGGCGTACCGAATCCGAACATTACCTGGGAAGTGGCCCGCACGGCCAATGTCGCGGTGGAAGGAGCTCTTTTCGGCGGAAAACTGGACTTTACGGTCGATTACTTCCATTCGCGCCGCAACAACATCCTGACCAAACGCAATCTGTCGGTGCCGGACTACACGGGCATTATTCTGCCCGACGAAAACATTGGCATCGTGGTCAACCGGGGCGTCGATTTGCAGTTGATGCACAGCCACACCTACGGCGGCATCAATCTCTCGGCCGGGGTCAATTTCACGTTTGCCCGCAACAAAGCCGTGTACCTCGACGAACCGACCGGCCTGCCCGACTACCAGCGGCAGGAAGGCCAACCCATCTGGGCACCCATCCGCGACCTGACGACCAACGGCCTGTTTTACAACGCCATCGGCATTTTCCGCGACCAGTCGGCCGTGGACGCTTACCCGCACGTGCTGGGGGCCGGGCCGGGTGATCTGCGCTACGAAGACGTGAACGGCGACGGGCAGATTACGCCGGAAGACCGCATCCGGCCGCGTTTCAGCAACATTCCGGAAATTGTGTACGGCGTCCCGCTCACGCTGAGCTACAAGGGCTTCGACTTTAATCTGCTCGTGCAGGGACAGGCCCGCGTGTCGCAATACCTGCTGCTGGAATCCGGCTCGACGGGTAATTTCTTCGCCGAGGATGCCGCCAACCGCTGGCGTCCCGATAACCCGGACGGCACGTTCCCGCGGGTGGCCGACAAAATGTACGACGGCGTCAACGGCGCGTATCCGAACACGTTCTGGCTGAAAAATGCGGCGTTTGTCCGGCTCAAAAACGTGGAGTTCGGCTACACGATTCCGCGCTCCCTGCTCGACCGGCTGAAGATCCAGAGCCTGCGCCTCTACGCCAGCGGCTTCAACCTCCTGACGCTCGACCGGCTCAAAACCATCGACCCGGAAGGGGGCAGCGCCCTCGGCTGGTTCTACCCCCAGCAGCGGATTTTCAATGTGGGACTGAATGTGAGATTGTGAACAAACGGGTTTATGGTTTATAGTTTAGGGTTAATGGTTGTAAATCAACACCTAAGCTCTTCGCCAAACTATAAACTATAGACCCTAAACCATAAACCAGTAATGAAAAAGACAACCCTCCTCCTCTTCCTCGCCCTCACCGGCTGCCAGGACGATTTTCTTGAGAAACAGCCGATTGACCAGTTTACCGATGAGGCCGTCTGGTCGGACCCGAAGCTTGTGGTGCCCTTCGTCAATTCGAAATACAACAGCATCGGCTGGGGCTTTGACGAAGTGCTGTGGGCCTCGCTTTCCGACGAAGCCATGTTCAAGCACGATTACGGCACCCATCTCGTCAACCGGGGCGAAGTAGGCCCGTCGAACCTCGGCATCACCAATTCGTGGACCAAAAATTACGGCTACATCCGCGACGTGAACCTGTTTTTCGAGCGCATTGACGACGTGCCGATGGATGAAGCGCTTAAAAAGCGGCTGATGGGCGAAATGAAGTTTATCCGGGCGTTTCGATACTTTGATCTGATCCGGAACTACGGCGAAGTCCCGCTGATTACGAAGACGTTCGGGCTAAACGACGACTTTACGCAGGTCCGCCGGGCACCGCTGGCCGAAGGCACCGCCTTTGTGGTCAAGGAAGCCGACGAAGCCGCGGCGCTGCTGCCGCTCGCCTACGAAGGCGCCGACGTCGGGCGGGCGACCCGCGGCGCGGCCCTGGCCCTGAAAGCCCGGATGCTGCTCTACGCCGCCAGCCCGCTTTACAGCCCGTCCCGCGACGCCGCCAAATGGCAGCAGGCCGCCGATGCCGCCAAAGCCGTTCTGGATTTGGGGCAATACCAGCTTTATCCCAACTATCAGGAGTTGTTCCTGACGCCGCACAATGCGGAGGTGATTTTCGAACGGGCGCGGGTCGCCGTGGGCGACGGCTGGGTGCATCTCGAACTGTCGAACGGTCCGAACGGCTACGGCGGCTGGGGCGGAAACATGCCGCTGCAAAATCTGGTGGATGCCTACCAGACCAGTACCGGCAAGAACATCACCGACCCGACTTCGGGCTATAATCCGCAGAATCCTTACCTGAACCGCGACCCCCGTTTCTACGCCACCATTCTGTACAACGGCGCGAAATACAAAGATCGGGCGGTCGAAACCTTTGTGCCCGGCGGCAAGGATTCGCAGGACGGGCCGGAAGAATGGAACACCAGCATCACGGGGTATTACCTGCGTAAGTTCATGAACGAGCGCAAACAACTGAAAGACTTCAGCAACGGCAGCACCACGCACTGGATTCATTTCCGGCTGGGCGAAGTGCTGCTCAACTATGCCGAGGCCCGCAATGAAGCCTCCGGACCCGACGCGACGGTTTACGACGCGGTCAACCAGATTCGGGCGCGGGTCAGCATGCCGACCCTTCCGGCCGGACTGTCGCAGGCCCAGATGCGGGAGGCCATCCGCCGCGAACGGCAGGTAGAACTGGCCTTTGAAGAACATCGTTATTACGACGTGCGCCGATGGCAGATCGCCGGACAGACCGAAAGCCAGCCCGCCCGCGGCATCATCGTCACCAAAAATCCGGACGGAACGCTGAAGCACGAGGTTACGACGGTACAGGAGCGCCGCTTCGCCGACCGTAACTACTGGCTGCCGATTCCGTTCAAGGAAACGCAGGCCAATCCGGCTCTGAAGCAGAATCCGGGCTGGTGAAATTAACCAGCCGGTTACAGCGCTGCTCAGGTTCCGGTCTAAAAGCCGCTTAACGCTCGTTTTGGGGCGGCTTTTAGACCGGAAAATAATTGTTTATCTCAACCTGAATCGCCATATTTGTTACAAAACCTTCCCCACTTCATGAATCGCCTGTCTGCCGATGACCTCATCTACGGCTACATCAACGGTATATTCCCGATGGCCGATTCCGACGGTACCCTGTACTGGTACTCGCCGGACCCCCGCGCGGTGATTCCGCTGGAGACCTATCGCCCTTCCCGTTCGCTTCGCCCCATCCTGAACAAAGGAACATTTGAAATTAGGCTGAATGCCAACTTTGAACAGGTGATGCGCTACTGTGCCGAACCCCGCTACAGCGGCGACAGCACCTGGATTTCAGACGAAATCATCGAGGCTTATGTTGAACTTCACCAGCTTGGGCTTGCACACAGCGTCGAGACGTATATAGATGGACGTTTAGTTGGCGGGCTGTACGGCGTGGCGCTCGGAGCGGCTTTTTTCGGCGAATCCATGTTCTATCTGGCCCCCAACGCTTCCAAAGTTGCCTTTCATTACCTCATCGAAATTCTCCGCAGACAGCACTTCGAATTGCTCGATACCCAGTTCATCAACGACAACGTCCGGCGTTTCGGCGCCCTCGAAATTCCCCGCACCGAATACATGAAGATCCTGAAACGGGTGATCCAGAAAAAAGCCCGCTTCTCCGAGCCCGTCCTCGAACACCTCTTCCGGAATCACGCGGAGTGAAATGAATGATTGAATGGTTGAATGACTGAATGACTGATTGCAAGATATTGGGTGGCGTTGCCGCAACTCGTTACTTCACCCAATCACTCATTCACCCAATCATTCATTCACTCAATCACTCATTCACTCAATCACTCATTCACTCAATTAAAATAAATCGCCGTACTTTTGTGGCCGCTACGCTTCATCTTCCTGAAAAGCGCGGGACTTGCCGTTCTGCGCTCCATCGCGGTAAATCCATTAATCTGTGTAATCCAAGTTCAGGATGATTGTCATTAAATTCGGTACGGCCTCCATTACCCATTCGGACGGTTCGCTCAACGAAACCGCCATGGCCGACATTGCCCGGCAGGTGGCGCAGTTGCATACCCGGTATCAGGTGATTCTGGTGTCGTCGGGGGCGGTGGGCGCGGGCCGGGGGCTTATCCAGGGCTACCGGGGCGAACTCGCCCAGCGCAAGGCCGCCGCCGCCGTCGGTAATCTGCTGCTGCTCAATATTTATTCGAAATACTTTTCCCAATACAACATTCCGGTGGCCCAGGCACTCTGCGAACGGCGGCATTTTGCCAACCGGACGCAGTTTCTGCAACTACAGGAAACAGTGCAGGAACTGTGGAAAAACGGCATTATTCCGATTGCGAACGAAAACGACGTGGTCAGCGACCGCGAACTGAAGTTTTCGGATAACGACGAACTGGCTACACTCATCGCCGTCGGCTTCGGAGCCACGCACCTCATGTTGTGCACCTCCGTCGGCGGGCTGCTCGACGCGTCTGGACAAATCATTCCGACTATTCCGCAGGTCGATGAGGCGGTTTTTGGCCTCGTTCGGACCGAAAAATCGGCGCTCGGACTCGGTGGCATGGCCTCCAAACTGACCTTTGCCAAACTGGCTACCCGCATGGGTATCCGCACGACCATTTTCGGACTCAACCAGCCCGACGGTATTATCCGGGCGCTCGACGGACAAACCGGCACCACTTTTCCGCCGCAGGAAAGCGCGCTTTCGGCCCGGCGACTTCCCGCCCGGCAGCGGTGGCTCGGCAGCGGCAGCCTGACGGCCGGTCGGCTCCGCATCGATGCCGGGGCCGTGGCCGCTCTCGAACGCCGGAGCAGTCTGCTCGCCGTGGGCGTCCGGGCCGTGGAAGGCGAGTTTGCTACGGGCGAAGTGGTCGAAATCTGCGACGAGAAAGGCCGGGCGGTGGCCGTGGCCCGGGCCCGTCTGTCCTCGGACGGCATCGACCAGCAGCGCGGCCTGCCCAACGTGGAAGTGGCCCACGCCAACGACATTGTGCTGCTGTAAGCGGTCCTTCCTGAAACTGTAAAGCGTTCCTTCTAAACCTCGATGACGACGACAATCTCCATAATGCCCCTCCTGCAGCAAACCCAGACCGCCTCGGCAGCGGTCCGGCGGCTGTCGGATCAGAAAAAAGCCGATCTGCTGCTCCGCCTGGCCGATCTGGTGAACGACCACGTAGCGCTGATTCTGGCCGAAAACCGAAAAGACCTCGACGCCATGCCGGACGGCGACCCGAAAAAAGACCGACTGCTGCTGAACGAAAGCCGCATCCGGGCGCTCGCCGACAGCCTACGCGACGTGGCCGCCCTGCCCGACCCGACCGGCGAGGTGCTGCTTCAGCGGACGATTGAACAGGGACTGCAACTCCGGAAAATTGCCGTTCCGCTGGGCGTGGTGGGTGTTATCTACGAATCCCGACC from Tellurirhabdus rosea harbors:
- the proB gene encoding glutamate 5-kinase, which translates into the protein MIVIKFGTASITHSDGSLNETAMADIARQVAQLHTRYQVILVSSGAVGAGRGLIQGYRGELAQRKAAAAVGNLLLLNIYSKYFSQYNIPVAQALCERRHFANRTQFLQLQETVQELWKNGIIPIANENDVVSDRELKFSDNDELATLIAVGFGATHLMLCTSVGGLLDASGQIIPTIPQVDEAVFGLVRTEKSALGLGGMASKLTFAKLATRMGIRTTIFGLNQPDGIIRALDGQTGTTFPPQESALSARRLPARQRWLGSGSLTAGRLRIDAGAVAALERRSSLLAVGVRAVEGEFATGEVVEICDEKGRAVAVARARLSSDGIDQQRGLPNVEVAHANDIVLL
- a CDS encoding RagB/SusD family nutrient uptake outer membrane protein; translation: MKKTTLLLFLALTGCQDDFLEKQPIDQFTDEAVWSDPKLVVPFVNSKYNSIGWGFDEVLWASLSDEAMFKHDYGTHLVNRGEVGPSNLGITNSWTKNYGYIRDVNLFFERIDDVPMDEALKKRLMGEMKFIRAFRYFDLIRNYGEVPLITKTFGLNDDFTQVRRAPLAEGTAFVVKEADEAAALLPLAYEGADVGRATRGAALALKARMLLYAASPLYSPSRDAAKWQQAADAAKAVLDLGQYQLYPNYQELFLTPHNAEVIFERARVAVGDGWVHLELSNGPNGYGGWGGNMPLQNLVDAYQTSTGKNITDPTSGYNPQNPYLNRDPRFYATILYNGAKYKDRAVETFVPGGKDSQDGPEEWNTSITGYYLRKFMNERKQLKDFSNGSTTHWIHFRLGEVLLNYAEARNEASGPDATVYDAVNQIRARVSMPTLPAGLSQAQMREAIRRERQVELAFEEHRYYDVRRWQIAGQTESQPARGIIVTKNPDGTLKHEVTTVQERRFADRNYWLPIPFKETQANPALKQNPGW
- the aat gene encoding leucyl/phenylalanyl-tRNA--protein transferase → MNRLSADDLIYGYINGIFPMADSDGTLYWYSPDPRAVIPLETYRPSRSLRPILNKGTFEIRLNANFEQVMRYCAEPRYSGDSTWISDEIIEAYVELHQLGLAHSVETYIDGRLVGGLYGVALGAAFFGESMFYLAPNASKVAFHYLIEILRRQHFELLDTQFINDNVRRFGALEIPRTEYMKILKRVIQKKARFSEPVLEHLFRNHAE